In Hoeflea ulvae, one genomic interval encodes:
- a CDS encoding RraA family protein yields MTTAARFEALGTATVGEASAEARLVPAQLRPISPGMRVAGPAHTVRFPPGDNLALHHAIAAASPGDVIVADCGGIIDSGPFGEIMALACKLRGIAGLVINGAVRDTAQIATLGFPVFSRGIDIRGTGKSSRGEIGVTLDIGGARIAAGDMIIADADAVIVVPCASVDAALAAAEARAEKENRMMERLRAGETTLQILGLDKGEPK; encoded by the coding sequence GTGACCACCGCCGCGCGGTTTGAAGCGCTGGGCACGGCGACCGTTGGAGAGGCCTCGGCCGAGGCCCGGCTTGTGCCCGCGCAGCTGCGGCCGATTTCACCGGGTATGCGGGTCGCCGGACCTGCACACACGGTGCGCTTTCCGCCTGGCGACAATCTGGCGCTTCACCATGCCATCGCCGCGGCGTCGCCCGGCGATGTGATCGTGGCGGATTGCGGCGGCATTATCGACAGCGGGCCGTTCGGAGAAATCATGGCGCTTGCCTGCAAGCTCCGCGGAATCGCCGGGCTTGTCATCAATGGCGCTGTGCGAGACACCGCTCAGATCGCCACGCTGGGATTTCCGGTCTTCTCGCGCGGCATCGACATTCGCGGCACCGGAAAAAGCAGCCGGGGCGAGATCGGCGTGACCCTGGACATCGGCGGCGCGCGGATCGCTGCGGGTGACATGATCATCGCCGATGCCGACGCGGTCATCGTGGTACCATGCGCGTCCGTTGACGCCGCTCTCGCCGCCGCAGAGGCGCGCGCGGAAAAGGAAAACCGGATGATGGAGCGGCTGCGCGCTGGCGAGACAACACTTCAGATCCTGGGATTGGACAAGGGAGAGCCGAAATGA
- a CDS encoding fumarylacetoacetate hydrolase family protein → MSMVTYAISPPKQAHLDVAGSDDKFPVRRIYCIGKNYVAHIKEMNQDERDPPVIFMKPADALVPNGGEIPYPVFTNNFHYECELVVALKSGGYNIPQSEASKHIFGYAVGLDMTRRDHQAAALAKGLPWEVTKGFDHSAPVGPISRVEETGVMSNGHVRLEVNGEVRQDADISLLIWKIDEIIAKLSEQHKLTAGDIIMTGTPAGVGAVVTGDVLDCSVDGLEPMQVRIGGPAA, encoded by the coding sequence ATATCCATGGTTACCTATGCCATCTCGCCGCCGAAGCAGGCGCATCTCGACGTTGCCGGGTCTGACGACAAGTTCCCGGTCCGGCGCATCTATTGCATTGGCAAGAACTACGTCGCCCACATCAAGGAAATGAACCAGGACGAGCGCGACCCCCCGGTGATCTTCATGAAGCCGGCGGACGCATTGGTGCCCAATGGCGGTGAAATCCCCTATCCGGTGTTCACGAACAATTTCCACTATGAGTGCGAACTCGTGGTCGCGCTCAAATCCGGCGGCTACAACATTCCCCAGTCCGAAGCATCCAAACACATCTTCGGTTACGCGGTCGGCCTCGACATGACCCGCCGCGATCATCAGGCAGCGGCGCTGGCAAAGGGACTGCCGTGGGAGGTGACAAAGGGCTTCGATCACTCCGCGCCGGTCGGTCCGATCAGCCGGGTCGAGGAGACCGGGGTGATGAGCAACGGGCATGTGCGGCTCGAGGTGAACGGCGAGGTCCGTCAGGACGCCGACATCTCGCTGCTGATCTGGAAAATCGACGAGATCATTGCCAAGCTTTCCGAGCAGCACAAGCTGACCGCAGGCGACATCATCATGACGGGGACCCCGGCCGGCGTCGGCGCAGTCGTCACCGGTGATGTGCTCGACTGCTCGGTTGACGGGCTCGAGCCCATGCAGGTGCGCATCGGGGGCCCGGCTGCGTGA
- a CDS encoding ABC transporter substrate-binding protein produces MTIRANMSRRGFGKLTLGGIAAASVIGMPSIVRAQTAITFAVPNPSALTWMPYWVAVGEGYFADEGLTPTLEAIDGSSAVLQAMAAGQAQIGAPGPGPTLGARARGVDVKFLFNLYPKSVFGLLVKADSSYQTPTDLKGTVVGVGTADGAEVSFTSAIMSDFGMTAGTDFTYLPVGDGGTAAVAFMRDEVNSYAGAVSDAAILAARGLDLREITPEQYLGFFGNGIAMLESQMSATPDLAPKFGRALVRGIRFASDPANKEAALKHCADGNPQEGEQDYAAALYDGVVVRMTPTDAFMDQGYGYQPPEHWQAIHDSAVASGALSEPLADLSAVYTNEFVADWNA; encoded by the coding sequence ATGACCATTCGTGCCAACATGTCCCGCCGTGGCTTCGGCAAGCTGACGCTCGGCGGCATCGCTGCCGCAAGTGTTATCGGCATGCCGTCAATCGTGCGCGCTCAGACCGCGATCACATTCGCGGTTCCCAATCCTTCAGCGCTGACCTGGATGCCTTACTGGGTGGCCGTCGGCGAAGGATATTTTGCAGACGAGGGGCTCACGCCCACGCTCGAGGCCATTGATGGCTCATCCGCCGTTCTTCAGGCGATGGCAGCCGGACAGGCACAGATCGGCGCCCCCGGGCCTGGACCCACCCTTGGCGCCCGCGCCCGCGGCGTCGATGTGAAATTCCTCTTCAACCTCTATCCGAAGTCGGTCTTCGGCCTGCTCGTCAAGGCCGACAGCAGCTACCAGACGCCAACCGACCTGAAAGGCACGGTCGTCGGCGTCGGTACTGCCGATGGTGCCGAGGTCTCCTTCACCAGCGCGATCATGTCCGATTTCGGCATGACAGCCGGAACCGACTTCACCTATTTGCCGGTCGGCGATGGCGGCACGGCCGCCGTCGCGTTCATGCGCGACGAGGTCAATTCCTATGCCGGCGCGGTCTCCGATGCGGCGATCCTGGCAGCGCGCGGTCTCGACCTCAGGGAAATTACCCCCGAACAGTATCTCGGCTTTTTCGGCAACGGCATCGCGATGCTTGAAAGCCAGATGTCGGCCACGCCGGATCTTGCGCCGAAATTCGGCCGCGCGCTCGTTCGCGGCATAAGGTTTGCTTCCGATCCTGCCAACAAGGAAGCGGCCCTGAAACATTGCGCCGACGGCAATCCCCAGGAAGGCGAGCAGGATTATGCGGCTGCGCTGTATGACGGCGTCGTCGTCCGCATGACCCCGACCGATGCCTTCATGGACCAGGGATATGGCTATCAGCCGCCCGAACACTGGCAGGCGATCCACGATTCCGCCGTTGCCTCCGGCGCGCTGTCGGAACCACTGGCTGATCTCTCGGCGGTCTACACCAATGAGTTCGTAGCGGACTGGAACGCCTGA
- a CDS encoding ABC transporter ATP-binding protein — protein MYQIERLSKTYARNSLVALTDVNLTIHSGEFVSVIGSSGCGKSTLLKIMAGLLPPTTGRVVLEGQPVVGPRRDIGMMFQQATLLPWKTTIENILMPIEIRDGRTAARQARDKAMDLLELVGLGEFANVYPGELSGGMAQRASICRMLVSDPAMLLLDEPFSALDELTRDFMNMELQRICTERGATAFLVTHSIAEAVILSDRILVMKARPGHIVEDVRIDLPRPRTLELINTPRFGEIVAHIRDLLGREAFV, from the coding sequence GTGTATCAGATCGAGCGTCTGTCCAAGACCTATGCCCGCAACAGTCTCGTCGCGCTCACCGACGTCAATCTGACGATCCACAGCGGCGAATTCGTCTCGGTGATCGGCTCTTCGGGGTGCGGAAAATCGACGCTGCTGAAGATCATGGCCGGCCTGCTGCCGCCCACGACCGGCCGCGTGGTTCTTGAGGGCCAGCCCGTGGTCGGCCCGCGGCGCGATATCGGCATGATGTTCCAGCAGGCGACGCTTCTGCCCTGGAAGACGACGATCGAGAATATCCTCATGCCGATCGAGATCCGGGACGGGCGGACCGCCGCCCGCCAGGCACGTGACAAGGCCATGGACCTGCTCGAACTGGTTGGCCTTGGCGAATTCGCCAATGTCTATCCGGGAGAGCTTTCGGGAGGCATGGCGCAGCGGGCTTCGATCTGCCGGATGCTGGTCAGTGACCCGGCAATGCTGCTGCTCGACGAGCCCTTCTCAGCGCTCGACGAACTGACCCGCGATTTCATGAACATGGAGCTGCAGCGCATCTGCACGGAACGCGGCGCCACGGCGTTTCTGGTCACCCACTCGATTGCCGAGGCGGTGATTCTTTCCGACCGTATCCTTGTCATGAAGGCGCGACCGGGGCATATCGTCGAAGATGTCCGAATCGATTTGCCGCGTCCGCGCACTCTGGAGTTGATCAACACGCCGCGTTTCGGAGAGATTGTCGCGCATATCCGGGACCTGTTGGGAAGAGAGGCCTTCGTATGA
- a CDS encoding ABC transporter permease yields the protein MTDISQDRSDDTVWVEHVAFIDIIPRWMAMTFLFVAVVGLWDLVTRMGWVSPIILPTPAETLDDLIFVGRNLITGEYMLEALWTTTLTVFYGFVIAVGIGFSLGVLVGETKFGERAVMPYLVAIDTMPKVAFAPLFIAWLGFGIGSKVALAAFIATFPVVVSTAAGLYAASENERMLFKSIGATRMQTLLRLKLPTGLPYIFTGLKIAAVGVMAGAITGEFLGGGRGFGALIRQSASQLDTPRVFALILYLSILGLALYFTVVWMQRRFVFWNKSELPGGVA from the coding sequence ATGACTGATATCTCGCAGGACCGCAGTGACGATACCGTCTGGGTCGAGCACGTCGCCTTTATCGACATCATTCCGCGCTGGATGGCGATGACATTCCTTTTTGTCGCCGTTGTCGGCCTCTGGGATCTGGTCACCCGCATGGGATGGGTATCCCCCATCATTCTGCCCACACCCGCCGAGACCCTGGACGACCTGATCTTCGTCGGCCGCAACCTGATCACCGGCGAATATATGCTTGAAGCCCTGTGGACCACGACGCTCACCGTTTTCTACGGCTTCGTCATCGCCGTCGGGATCGGGTTTTCGCTTGGCGTGCTGGTGGGGGAAACCAAGTTCGGCGAGCGCGCGGTCATGCCCTATCTCGTTGCCATCGACACGATGCCGAAGGTTGCCTTTGCGCCGCTCTTCATCGCCTGGCTCGGCTTCGGCATCGGCTCCAAGGTGGCGCTCGCTGCCTTCATCGCAACATTTCCCGTGGTCGTTTCCACCGCCGCCGGGCTTTACGCCGCGTCTGAAAACGAGCGCATGCTGTTCAAGTCGATTGGCGCCACGCGCATGCAGACGCTTCTTCGCCTCAAGCTGCCGACGGGTCTGCCCTATATCTTCACGGGCCTGAAGATTGCGGCCGTCGGTGTCATGGCCGGAGCGATTACGGGTGAGTTCCTCGGAGGCGGAAGAGGCTTTGGTGCCTTGATCCGGCAGTCGGCCAGTCAACTTGATACGCCCCGGGTCTTCGCGTTGATCCTCTATCTCAGCATTCTGGGTCTGGCACTCTATTTCACGGTCGTGTGGATGCAGCGCCGCTTCGTGTTCTGGAACAAGTCCGAACTGCCCGGCGGAGTTGCCTGA
- a CDS encoding GntR family transcriptional regulator, with amino-acid sequence MVSAQAAEPEGRSLSEQAYFWIRRDILLGELFPGDKLQIEAISERYKIGAVPVREALNRLSSEGLVERKSHRGFYAASISIADLEELVKTRIWLETLALRESMGNGDETWEEELVVSCHRLTRIQRRLPEDAQLEIYEQWEERHKEFHMLLLDRCGSAWLLGFCSTLMDQAVRYRNLSMNTNPSKQRREGAAAEHQAILDAVLDQDDELACARLAEHYRITLEGLKAVILPEDETDQPG; translated from the coding sequence ATGGTCAGCGCCCAGGCCGCAGAGCCGGAAGGCAGGAGCCTTTCCGAACAGGCCTATTTCTGGATTCGCCGCGACATCCTGCTGGGAGAGCTGTTTCCTGGCGACAAGCTGCAGATCGAGGCGATTTCGGAACGCTACAAGATCGGCGCCGTCCCGGTGCGTGAGGCCTTGAACCGTCTTTCCTCGGAAGGCCTTGTCGAGCGCAAGAGCCATCGCGGGTTCTACGCCGCATCGATCTCGATTGCCGACCTTGAAGAACTGGTGAAGACCCGGATCTGGCTAGAGACGCTGGCTTTGCGGGAGTCGATGGGCAATGGCGACGAAACCTGGGAGGAGGAGCTCGTGGTGAGCTGTCACCGTCTCACGCGCATACAGAGACGTTTGCCGGAAGACGCACAGCTGGAAATCTACGAGCAGTGGGAGGAACGGCACAAGGAATTCCACATGCTGCTCCTCGACCGCTGCGGCTCGGCATGGCTGCTCGGATTTTGTTCGACCCTGATGGATCAGGCCGTGCGATACCGAAACCTCTCCATGAACACCAATCCGAGCAAGCAGCGGCGCGAAGGCGCAGCCGCCGAACACCAGGCAATCCTCGATGCCGTTCTTGATCAGGACGACGAACTGGCATGTGCACGCCTGGCAGAGCACTATCGCATCACGCTCGAAGGCCTCAAGGCCGTGATCCTTCCCGAAGACGAGACGGATCAGCCGGGCTGA
- a CDS encoding endonuclease/exonuclease/phosphatase family protein — protein sequence MKNNIPTLPSLDKIRIGWWNTNISPPIKGTPPPLEDGDLIIEVIITLLFKCDILFLGEVSSENMDWINEKLSGTTFIIKNMTIGGKSSIFNFGVIYNSEVSHFHGSEFLIDTIAGANYKISCRMDFLLHNEFNFSFLVSHWPSRLRKPEDSSSRGHYATALRRYVDSALERGTQYIIVLGDFNDEPFNESMTTYLRGCRDAAFVNTHPQLLYNPFWKRIACTKGYTRAFDQTEPTGTYFYRSDNLHRWRVLDQMLFCAAFVGRSKWHLNETETGVLRYERLVQAIESTKSKLDHLPILAELNKEPTDG from the coding sequence ATGAAAAACAACATACCCACGCTTCCATCGTTAGATAAAATACGTATCGGGTGGTGGAACACCAATATTTCGCCACCCATTAAAGGAACGCCTCCTCCCCTAGAGGATGGTGATCTCATAATTGAAGTTATTATAACACTTTTATTTAAATGTGATATTCTATTTCTTGGAGAAGTTTCTTCCGAAAATATGGATTGGATAAATGAAAAGCTTTCTGGAACAACTTTTATTATAAAAAATATGACAATAGGCGGTAAATCAAGTATATTCAATTTTGGTGTTATATATAATAGCGAGGTATCGCATTTTCATGGTAGTGAATTTTTGATCGATACGATAGCTGGAGCAAATTATAAAATATCGTGCAGAATGGATTTTTTACTTCATAATGAATTCAATTTTTCTTTTCTTGTATCGCATTGGCCAAGTCGTCTTCGCAAGCCTGAGGACTCTTCAAGTAGAGGTCATTATGCGACTGCCTTAAGAAGGTATGTCGATAGCGCCCTTGAACGTGGAACACAGTACATTATTGTACTGGGAGATTTCAACGACGAGCCATTCAATGAATCAATGACGACCTATCTTAGGGGTTGTCGGGATGCCGCATTTGTAAACACTCATCCGCAGTTACTGTACAATCCATTTTGGAAGCGGATCGCATGCACCAAAGGATACACTAGGGCATTTGACCAAACTGAGCCAACAGGGACCTATTTTTATCGAAGCGACAATCTTCATAGGTGGCGCGTGTTGGACCAGATGCTATTCTGCGCTGCATTCGTTGGCAGAAGCAAATGGCATTTAAATGAAACAGAAACAGGTGTTCTTCGGTATGAGCGCTTGGTGCAAGCGATTGAGAGCACGAAGTCGAAACTCGATCACTTACCAATATTGGCCGAATTGAATAAGGAGCCTACAGATGGTTGA
- a CDS encoding plasmid recombination protein, producing the protein MGYQFCRIQLFSRKGKKGRNTEFILDEVSRVPSACLHVTKPDRPNIVFGIDIPTLRKRHDDQAAAARTVTLAGKSRAIRSDQNTLVGIVLSHPATVEDYHASADDRRDVNMWERRSIDWLKNQFGDQLITVVRHLDESHPHLHAYILPADSEMKAANLHPGFAAKNEIMSSTPMAGEGGKAQKKRADHAYVQAMRSWLDDYHQQVAVPSGLSRLGPGKRRLTREEWQREKLQAAALKATLKRAKTVEARVTKIVHDARDAALVSRQEAVEAENLQKRH; encoded by the coding sequence ATGGGATATCAGTTTTGCAGAATACAGTTATTTTCTCGAAAAGGTAAAAAAGGTAGAAATACTGAATTCATTCTTGATGAGGTTTCGCGAGTGCCAAGTGCATGTCTTCATGTCACAAAGCCAGATAGACCGAATATCGTATTTGGAATAGACATCCCTACGCTTCGCAAACGGCATGATGACCAGGCTGCAGCTGCTCGCACAGTGACCTTAGCTGGCAAATCGCGGGCTATCCGCTCAGATCAAAATACGTTGGTCGGCATTGTCCTAAGCCATCCCGCAACCGTTGAAGACTACCACGCCAGTGCTGATGACAGGAGAGACGTCAACATGTGGGAACGGCGTTCGATCGATTGGCTGAAAAATCAATTTGGCGATCAGCTAATCACCGTCGTGCGTCATCTGGATGAAAGTCATCCGCACTTGCATGCATACATTTTACCCGCTGATTCAGAAATGAAAGCCGCAAATCTTCACCCAGGTTTTGCAGCAAAGAATGAGATCATGAGCTCAACCCCGATGGCAGGCGAAGGGGGCAAAGCACAAAAGAAAAGGGCGGATCATGCTTATGTTCAGGCCATGCGATCTTGGTTGGATGATTACCATCAACAAGTCGCAGTACCATCAGGTTTGTCACGTCTTGGCCCTGGAAAAAGACGGCTGACACGGGAGGAATGGCAGCGTGAAAAACTCCAGGCTGCAGCACTCAAAGCTACCCTGAAAAGAGCGAAAACGGTTGAGGCTCGCGTCACCAAGATTGTGCACGATGCAAGAGACGCGGCACTGGTATCCAGGCAAGAGGCTGTTGAAGCTGAAAACCTTCAAAAGAGACATTGA
- a CDS encoding IS3 family transposase (programmed frameshift), whose amino-acid sequence MSTAKFSDDFKRDAVHQIVERGYPVAEVSKRLGVSSHSLYAWKKRFAKSGSRDGSIDEQAAEVRRLKLELARVTEERDILKKANGVLRARCKVKYAFVAEHRPLFSVRAMCRSLRIQPSGFYAWLKNPFSNRAQEDERQTKLIRTAWEDSGKVYGYRKLHDDLLDQGETCCPNRVARLATLAGIKAQIGYKRRPGSYGGKPALVVNNTLDRQFDVDAPDTVWVTDITYIKTLEGFAYLAVVIDLYSRRVVGWAMQSRQTAGVVLQALLMSVWRRKPKNRVLIHSDQGSQFTSIDWAAFLKAHNLEHSMSRRGNCHDNAVAESFFNLLKRERIRRRTYKTRVEARQDVFDYIEMFYNPNRKHARNGMLSPVEFERQQEMKTEGV is encoded by the exons ATGAGCACAGCCAAATTCAGTGACGATTTCAAGCGCGATGCTGTTCATCAGATCGTTGAGCGCGGTTATCCGGTTGCGGAAGTTTCGAAGCGCTTGGGTGTCAGTTCCCACTCGCTTTATGCGTGGAAGAAGCGGTTCGCGAAGTCAGGCTCCCGCGATGGGTCTATCGACGAACAGGCTGCTGAAGTTCGACGACTGAAGCTTGAACTGGCGCGTGTGACGGAGGAGCGCGACATCTTAAAAAAGGCAA ACGGCGTACTTCGCGCGAGATGCAAAGTGAAGTACGCCTTCGTAGCAGAGCATCGTCCGCTGTTTTCGGTGCGAGCGATGTGCCGTTCCCTTCGCATTCAACCTAGCGGCTTCTACGCATGGCTGAAGAACCCGTTTAGCAATCGGGCGCAGGAAGACGAACGTCAGACAAAGCTGATCAGGACAGCTTGGGAAGACAGCGGCAAGGTCTATGGCTATCGTAAGCTCCACGATGATCTGCTGGATCAAGGCGAAACGTGCTGTCCTAACCGCGTTGCGCGTCTGGCTACACTGGCGGGCATCAAGGCCCAGATCGGCTACAAGCGTCGGCCTGGCAGCTATGGCGGAAAGCCGGCATTGGTCGTCAACAACACGCTGGACCGGCAGTTCGACGTGGATGCGCCAGACACGGTCTGGGTGACCGACATCACCTATATCAAAACATTGGAAGGTTTCGCCTATCTGGCGGTCGTGATCGATCTATACTCCCGGCGTGTCGTCGGCTGGGCAATGCAGAGCCGTCAGACGGCGGGCGTGGTCTTGCAGGCCCTGCTCATGTCCGTGTGGCGTAGAAAGCCGAAGAACAGGGTGCTGATCCATTCGGACCAGGGCTCGCAGTTCACCAGCATCGACTGGGCTGCTTTCCTCAAGGCTCACAATCTGGAACACTCAATGAGTAGGCGCGGAAACTGTCATGACAACGCGGTTGCCGAGAGCTTCTTCAACTTGCTCAAACGGGAGCGGATACGGCGTCGAACCTACAAGACCCGAGTCGAAGCCAGACAGGATGTGTTCGACTACATCGAGATGTTCTACAACCCAAACCGCAAGCATGCCAGGAACGGGATGCTGTCGCCCGTCGAGTTCGAACGGCAGCAAGAAATGAAAACCGAGGGTGTCTAG
- a CDS encoding very short patch repair endonuclease has product MTDIVDQQTRSRMMSGIRGKNTKPELALRRALHAHGFRFRLHSDKVHGRPDLVLPKYHAVVFVHGCFWHRHEGCRYTTIPATRPEFWQAKFDANVARDSVVRKRLLKDEWRVATVWECALRKPDQVAASEELLSAWLLSDEDQIDIGEESAQRS; this is encoded by the coding sequence ATGACCGATATCGTGGACCAGCAGACCCGTTCCCGGATGATGTCGGGAATCAGGGGAAAGAACACCAAGCCCGAGCTGGCTCTCAGGCGGGCATTGCACGCGCACGGTTTCCGCTTCCGGCTTCATTCCGACAAGGTTCACGGTCGGCCGGACCTTGTCCTTCCGAAGTACCACGCCGTAGTATTCGTGCACGGCTGTTTCTGGCATCGACATGAGGGCTGTCGCTACACGACCATTCCAGCGACCCGTCCGGAGTTCTGGCAGGCGAAGTTCGACGCGAACGTCGCTCGTGACAGCGTCGTTCGCAAAAGACTTCTGAAAGATGAGTGGCGCGTGGCGACGGTGTGGGAGTGCGCATTGCGGAAGCCGGATCAGGTTGCCGCGTCGGAGGAACTTCTCTCAGCCTGGCTGCTGTCCGACGAAGATCAGATCGATATCGGGGAAGAAAGCGCGCAGCGGTCCTGA
- a CDS encoding DNA cytosine methyltransferase, whose protein sequence is MPSTFGIVDLFAGPGGLGEGFASLVEDGHAPFRIGISVEKEASAHRTLTLRAFLREYRARHGVFPKEFIDFHAGLASEPDWSAFDAEAWQHAIDEARALELGTKAAATAIDGAIATLKAKYDDTILIGGPPCQAYSLVGRVRSRGKVGYVPEEDARHYLFREYIRVLDKLRPAAFVMENVKGMLSSTVESRLVFEMLMEDLSSLGTGHAHHYELRAVRVEDGKASLQEASQPSDFIVRSEAFGVPQRRHRVIIVGIRSDIAGRAADAEIAISGTARTVRDVIETMPALRSGISRGLDDAAAWRGEVLDAAKLLAGISNGKDNRALHEAFLSVSERLKDNTPTIRAATRLPDGYGTSNDELLKWIERPGLRAIAQHETRGHMASDLSRYLFAAVFGTVHGYSPKAADFPLVLSPDHRNWHSGVFNDRFRVQLADEASTTVTSHISKDGHYFIHPDPIQCRSLTVREAARLQTFPDDYLFLGNRTQQYVQVGNAVPPFLARQIAALVLSTLKR, encoded by the coding sequence TTGCCTTCCACTTTCGGCATTGTCGATCTGTTCGCCGGCCCGGGCGGACTTGGCGAGGGGTTCGCTTCCCTCGTCGAGGACGGCCATGCGCCGTTCCGGATCGGCATTTCGGTCGAGAAGGAGGCGTCGGCCCATCGGACCCTGACACTGCGTGCCTTTCTGCGCGAGTACCGTGCACGTCATGGCGTCTTCCCGAAAGAGTTCATCGATTTCCATGCCGGGCTGGCATCCGAACCGGACTGGTCAGCCTTCGATGCCGAAGCCTGGCAGCATGCCATCGACGAAGCCCGCGCGCTTGAGCTCGGCACCAAGGCTGCGGCGACCGCCATTGATGGCGCCATCGCGACGCTGAAAGCAAAGTACGACGACACGATCCTGATCGGCGGCCCGCCCTGTCAGGCCTATTCCCTGGTGGGGCGTGTCCGTTCCAGAGGCAAGGTCGGCTACGTCCCGGAGGAGGATGCGCGGCACTACCTCTTTCGCGAGTACATCCGGGTCCTCGACAAGCTTCGCCCGGCCGCCTTCGTTATGGAAAACGTCAAGGGCATGCTTTCGTCGACAGTCGAGAGCCGGCTTGTCTTCGAGATGCTGATGGAGGATCTGTCCTCGCTCGGCACGGGTCACGCCCATCACTACGAACTTCGTGCCGTCCGGGTCGAGGATGGCAAGGCCAGCCTGCAGGAAGCGTCACAGCCCTCGGACTTCATCGTGCGCTCCGAGGCGTTCGGAGTCCCCCAGCGTCGCCACAGGGTGATCATCGTCGGTATCCGCTCGGACATCGCAGGACGGGCCGCGGATGCAGAGATCGCTATATCCGGGACGGCGCGGACCGTCCGCGATGTCATCGAAACGATGCCCGCCTTGCGAAGCGGCATCAGCCGCGGGCTCGACGACGCGGCTGCTTGGCGAGGAGAAGTCCTCGACGCAGCGAAACTGCTGGCCGGCATCTCCAACGGGAAGGACAACCGCGCGCTACATGAAGCGTTCCTGTCCGTTTCAGAGCGACTGAAGGACAATACGCCTACCATTCGGGCGGCGACACGGTTGCCGGACGGCTATGGCACTTCGAACGATGAGTTGCTGAAGTGGATAGAGCGACCGGGACTTCGCGCGATTGCGCAGCACGAGACGCGCGGGCACATGGCGTCGGATCTCAGCCGCTACCTGTTTGCTGCCGTGTTCGGGACCGTCCATGGCTACAGCCCGAAGGCCGCCGATTTTCCCTTGGTGCTCAGCCCGGATCACCGCAACTGGCACAGCGGTGTCTTCAACGACCGCTTTCGGGTTCAACTGGCGGACGAGGCATCGACCACGGTCACGAGCCACATCTCTAAGGATGGCCACTACTTCATTCATCCCGATCCGATCCAATGCCGGAGCCTGACGGTGCGCGAGGCTGCGAGGCTGCAGACCTTTCCCGACGATTACCTGTTCCTCGGCAACCGCACGCAGCAGTATGTCCAAGTTGGAAACGCCGTGCCGCCGTTTCTTGCAAGGCAGATCGCTGCGCTAGTGCTATCTACGCTGAAACGGTGA